The genomic region GTGTCTTGCTAAACCTGAAGTTGTCCTAAGTATTTTTACAGCTTTTTGAAACATTTTTTTAGGAGTGGATAAATCTGAGCAATCTTAAACCAACCGAACTTTTTTCATGTTTTCAGGTCAATAATAGAGATGGGCAAAGACAATAATGGTCAAAAACAGGTAATAAATAGAAACAGCCAGATATCGATGGAAAATGTGCGGTCTGATTCGTCGCCATCTGAAAAAAGGCTAAGAAGAATAAGCGCTTCCCTTGTGCTATTTATTTTTTTGGCATTGTGGCTTACCCAAAACCTTGCAGAAGTAAGTTCACCCGCAAGCAAATCACCTGTTTTTTATCTCTCATGCTTTAACACCATCATTATTTCACTTGGCATTATATTGGCTTTTACAAAGATCTGCCTGATACTCAGAGCATCAAATTCGGCGCATTTGACAGCAGTTAATGAAGAATTTAATTATCGAAAATTTATACGTAACAGCACAGAAGCCTTTTTTTTATTAAACATGGAATCGAATAATTCTGATTCAGATAGATTTGTTTGCGTAGAGGTTAATCGATCAGGGTGTAATTTTTTAAAAAGAACTGAAAATTCAATAATTGGAAAAGAAGTTTCAGATTTGCTTCCAAATGAGATTTCAAAAAAAATCGATTTTAAGTTTCATAATTCATCACATGGTATGAAAAATCATGAATTTGAATTCTGCTCTGATGACATAGATATTTGCCAAGGGTGGTTCAGGTGCTCAATCATGCCTTTAAACAACAAGGTCGCTGTATCTGTGAGGGATATTACTGATCGAAAGACTGCGGAAGCAACGCTTGTGGATAGCGAGGCAATGTTCCGAGCGCTTGCTGAAACTTCTGCGTCCATGATTTTCATTCTCAGCGCGGATCGAAAATTTCTATACACAAACCCCTCATTCCAGAAAATCTCAGGCTATTCAGAAACAGAACTGCTTAACATGCAGTATGAAGAGATAATCCATTCAGAACAAAAATCAAAATCAGCCCATATTGAGGAAATACTTCAGTGTTTACCCAAAAGTCCTTACAGGGATATTATCAAATTCGTGGCAAAAGAAGGATCAGAAAAATGGATGGATATTTCTGTAACTTATATAAACCTTGATTCAACACCTGCCTTGTTGGGTTCTGCCCTTGATATTACTGAACGCAAACTTGCTGAAGAAGAAATAAAGGAAAGCGAAGTCAGGTTCAGAACAGTCTTTGATTTTTTCCCATATGCCATTTCACTGACTGAAATTGAATCCGGGCGATTTATAAGCGCCAATAATCAATTTTCTAAGATGGTAAAGATAAGAAACGATGAAATAATAGGTAAAACTTCGGCCGAGCTTGGAATCTATCCGGATGATTTTAGAAATCAATACCTCGTTACAAAAATTAAGGAAGTTGGTTTTGTAAATAATCTTGAAATAGATTTCAGAGCAAATGATGGATCTGTTTTTAACGGGTCTCTTTTTTCAAAGATTATCAGAATAAAAAATGTGGAGATGATCATAAGTGTGATTAAGGACATAACGGATCTAAAAACACTTCAACGTCAATTGCAGCAAACCCAGAAAATGGAGGCCATAGGTACACTTGCAGGCGGAATTGCCCATGATTTTAATAATATTTTAGTTCCTATAATGGCTTATGCGGAAATGACAATGGAGTGTGTCGACAAATCAAGCAAACAATATGATTATCTGAATAATATTCTTAATGCGTCGTACAGGGCAAAGGATCTTGTTCAGCAGATTCTGTCATTCAGCCGCCATAACGAGATGGTTTTTGAACCAATGTTTATTCAACCTATTATTAAAGAGACTGTCAGGTTTTTGAGAGCCTCCATTCCTTCAACAATAGAGATTAAAGCTAATCTTGATAAAAAGTGTGGAGCCATAATAGGCAATCCTTCCCAAATTCATCAAATAATCATGAATCTGTCCACAAATGCCAAACACGCCATGGAACAAAAAGGTGGCAGTCTTGAGATCTCACTGGCCGAAGCTGAAATATGGCCAAATGATTTCAATGAGTTTACGGATCTTTATCCTGGTCGATATGCCAGATTGACAGTTTCAGATACTGGTCACGGCATGGATAATTACTTGCTTGATAAGATTTTTGAGCCTTATTTCACAACAAAAAAAGATGGGAAAGGTACAGGGATGGGGCTTTCTGTAGTTCATGGAATTGTCAAGACATACGGAGGATCAATTAGCGTATCAAGCCTGCCAGGAAAAGGTACTAAATTTGATATTTATCTGCCGCTTGTTCATAAGGTGGCTGAAAAGGGGGCATCAACGGTTATCCATAAAAAACCCGCCGGTATTGAGCACATTCTTCTTGTTGATGATGAATCCGTTGTTGTCGAAGCTGAAAGGGAAATACTTGAAGGATTAGGCTACAGGGTTTCCACCATGACGAACAGTATGGATGCTTATGCTTTCTTTGTTGATAATCCTGATAAAATTGATCTGGTTATTACAGACATGACAATGCCCAAAATGACAGGCGCGGAACTTGCCATGAAGATTCTTGATAAAAAACCGGATACTCCTATTATATTATGCACCGGATATAGCGAGAATTTTACAGAATCGAACGCTGCGGCCATTGGAATAAAAAAATATATAGTGAAGCCTTTCGTAATGCAGAATCTGGCCTGTTCTGTCAGAGAAGCTCTTGATGGGTGATTTTTAAAGGCAGATAATTGCCTGATAGCTCTCCTCAAGGTTATATATGATCAAATCACTTTCCTGAATATTTGTAACTTATCTTCGCCCCCTCCACTTTTTTTGAAAAAGGTGTTTCCGAAACCTCTCCCGAAAATTTTTATGGTTTCGGTGTCAATCTTTCATAAAAAAAGTTTTTCAATTCCGGTGAATAGTTAAGAATGATGGACTCGCAAAAAGTCAAAAACGGGCGGTGTCGTCATGCCGGACTTGATCCGGCATCTTTGTATTTTTAGATATTTCTGGATTCCGGCCTGCGCCGGAATGACGGGAATCGGACTTTTGCGACTTTGTCAAGAATATTTTAGAATAACTTCGGCGTGTTTTTTTGCTGCTCCTGCTTTTTCTTCTATGGCAATAGCCGCCTGTTTTCCCATTTCATCTGAAAATTCCTGATTGCCAAGAATTTTGGCAAGCCATAAAAAGAGATCTTCCGCGTTTTTGACTTCCTTTGCCGAACCTGATTCTATAAGGATTCTCGCCACGTCTGCAAAGTCATCCATAAAAGGCCCGAACAGTATAGGTTTTCCTATAACAGCAGCCTCCATAGGGTTTTGTCCGCCGAATGGGAAAAGACTTCCTCCGCAGAATACGGCATCTGCTAATCTGTACAATGCAGCAAGTTCTCCTATTGTATCAAGTATTATCACGCTTGATTCTGGTGGGTTATCAAGCTTCAAGGCTGTTCGGAGGGAATAGCTGATAGAGCTTTCTTGAAGAATTTTTTCAATCTCACTTGTTCTTTTTATGTGTCTTGGCGCTATAGCAAGAATTGAATCAGGAAATGTTTTTTTTAGATTAAGAAAAGCTTTTATTACTATTTCTTCCTCGCCAGGCCTCGTGCTTCCGGCGACAATGAGTTGTCGGTTTTTTTTATTGATTAATAGATCAAGGTTACCAGCCTTTGTCTTTTCTGAATTACTATTTTTGAGTTTTATTGCCTGATCGTATTTAGAGTTTCCATTTACAGAAATCTTTGAAGGGTCAGCACCAACATCAGCAATCCGTATGCTGTCTGGTTCTGAAATCATGCTGAAAGCGATTATTGAGGATAGAATTTCTGATGAAAGAGGCTGCATTATTTTGTAAGCACTGCGGGTCGATTCAGATATTCTCCCATTTGCAGTAATGATATTGATTCCCTTTTTTGCAGCTATCATAATCATATTGGGCCATAATTCTGTTTCAGTAAGAACAAGAGTATCAGGTCTTAAAAAATCAAACGCTCTTGAAACAGCATATACAAAATCCAGTGGCGCTAATATTTTTATAATTTTTTTATCAGTAAGCCTTTCAGCTATTTCGTGGCCTGTTTTTGTGACTGTTGAAAATACTATGGATATATCCGGATATTTTTTTTTTATTTCATCAATAATTGCACACGCTGCACCAGTTTCTCCAACAGACGATGCATGAATCCAAATTCTTTTTGATGCTTTTTCAGGTTGTACGAAATTATAAAGGCCAAATCTTTGTAAGAAAAGGCTGTTTTTGTCTCCATGCAAAAATCTAAAAAATTGAATAAATACTGATAATGGTATAAAAATCAGCGATGTTATAAATCTATAAAACGAGTATGTTATCTTCATTAATTCATTTCTGGCCATGCTCTGAAAAGATTTTTTATTTATGCGTCTCTATATATAAATAAAGACGCTAATTATTTAAGCCTCCTCAAAAATTGATGGCTCGCAAAAAGTCAAAAAAGGAGGTAACATCATGCCGGAGTTTATCCGGCATGCATATTTTCAGACGCTTCTGGATTCCGGCTCACTGTTTTCACCGGGACAGGCCCGCCGGAATGACGGGAATCGGATTCTTTGCGACCATGCCATCCATCCAAGCGTTTTATGTTCATTTTTATTTGTGGTTATGCTCAATTCTCATTAACATATGAAAGTTCATGGGCTTAACATTTTTAAAACTCTAAAAACATCAGTTTTTTGCCTACTAACAAAACCATAAAGTTTTTGCGGAGCTTTTTACAAAAAGCGACCCGCCAGAGGCACTCGGCTTAACGTCGGATTACGGACAAAGGGCGTCCTAATCTGACCTACGCATCACCCTTTTTTGATGGCAAATTAACCATAAAAGGCACTTCTTAACTGAAAATCAGGCAGAGCCACATTTTTATTTGTATTCTGTGAACTCGCCGTTTTGTACCTTGATAATGTAAAGCTCCTTGTATGCCTCTCCATTTTCGCTGAAGCTTGTCTGTCCTGTAACTCCAAGGAAGTTTTTCAAGCCATGAAGACGGTTTTTGAGCTCAATTCTTGAAGTAACATCCGGTTGGCTTATAAGTTCAAACAGCATCATAGCACTGTCGTATGAGATAGCCTCGATGAAACCCGGGTTCTCACCATAAGCGCCTGAAAATCTTGCCACAAAATCCTGTACATTAGGTCTTGAGCTTTTAGCTATGAATCCATCAGGAAACAGTACATTCTCAGCCGCTGGACCTGCTCCCTGTGCAAGCTTGGGGGAATTCCACAGATTTGTTCCCATTACCTGAACATTGCCTAAGTTGTGGTAATTCAGCTGACCAATTATAAGTCCTGCATTTTTGGGCCCGTCAGGAATGAAGAGCACATCATATGGCTTTGCATTAATGGAATTGGGATCAGACCCATTAACATCTTTCGGCGCAATCCTTTTTATAAAGGCAGTAAAATCAGTAAGGCCCGGAGGGTAAGAAGCTTTTGAATAGATTGTTCCACCGAGTTTTGTAACATTGTCTTCAAAATATTTAGTCATGGATTTGCCATATTCATCTTCAGGATATAAAATTGAAAATGATCTGGCTCCAAGGTTTTCAAATGAGAATTTTGCTGCTGCCTCGGCCTGCATTTGGCTGCTAATGAAGTTTCTGAAAACAAAATCGCCGGCAG from Desulforegula conservatrix Mb1Pa harbors:
- a CDS encoding PAS domain-containing hybrid sensor histidine kinase/response regulator — translated: MPLNNKVAVSVRDITDRKTAEATLVDSEAMFRALAETSASMIFILSADRKFLYTNPSFQKISGYSETELLNMQYEEIIHSEQKSKSAHIEEILQCLPKSPYRDIIKFVAKEGSEKWMDISVTYINLDSTPALLGSALDITERKLAEEEIKESEVRFRTVFDFFPYAISLTEIESGRFISANNQFSKMVKIRNDEIIGKTSAELGIYPDDFRNQYLVTKIKEVGFVNNLEIDFRANDGSVFNGSLFSKIIRIKNVEMIISVIKDITDLKTLQRQLQQTQKMEAIGTLAGGIAHDFNNILVPIMAYAEMTMECVDKSSKQYDYLNNILNASYRAKDLVQQILSFSRHNEMVFEPMFIQPIIKETVRFLRASIPSTIEIKANLDKKCGAIIGNPSQIHQIIMNLSTNAKHAMEQKGGSLEISLAEAEIWPNDFNEFTDLYPGRYARLTVSDTGHGMDNYLLDKIFEPYFTTKKDGKGTGMGLSVVHGIVKTYGGSISVSSLPGKGTKFDIYLPLVHKVAEKGASTVIHKKPAGIEHILLVDDESVVVEAEREILEGLGYRVSTMTNSMDAYAFFVDNPDKIDLVITDMTMPKMTGAELAMKILDKKPDTPIILCTGYSENFTESNAAAIGIKKYIVKPFVMQNLACSVREALDG
- a CDS encoding 3-deoxy-D-manno-octulosonic acid transferase — encoded protein: MKITYSFYRFITSLIFIPLSVFIQFFRFLHGDKNSLFLQRFGLYNFVQPEKASKRIWIHASSVGETGAACAIIDEIKKKYPDISIVFSTVTKTGHEIAERLTDKKIIKILAPLDFVYAVSRAFDFLRPDTLVLTETELWPNMIMIAAKKGINIITANGRISESTRSAYKIMQPLSSEILSSIIAFSMISEPDSIRIADVGADPSKISVNGNSKYDQAIKLKNSNSEKTKAGNLDLLINKKNRQLIVAGSTRPGEEEIVIKAFLNLKKTFPDSILAIAPRHIKRTSEIEKILQESSISYSLRTALKLDNPPESSVIILDTIGELAALYRLADAVFCGGSLFPFGGQNPMEAAVIGKPILFGPFMDDFADVARILIESGSAKEVKNAEDLFLWLAKILGNQEFSDEMGKQAAIAIEEKAGAAKKHAEVILKYS